From the genome of Segatella hominis, one region includes:
- a CDS encoding M6 family metalloprotease domain-containing protein, with amino-acid sequence MRGLKRLLLASVLCAGYTQATWAIKAYPHPIMMRQPDGTTLLVRIQGDENFHFVTTTDGFLLNKDKKGYFCYVDYDKKTQKKVMTKQRAHNVDVRSDKEKKLLESLISAKDATADILSGTPIMKKAPNKFLSRRIVAPHKYAVETRSGEAAVKESQYLVVLVNFQDSVLRHTQQDFDHWLNQPGYSENGGTGSVKDYYRDNSMGQFIPNFKVVGPYTLSKPTAYYGGNSSDTNGTDTNPRDMVKEAVELAKKNNPDMDFRQFDNDGDGIMDNCYVIYAGYSEASTANDDDIWPHSWYLDDNTTIDGVLIHDYSCSAELVGMPGTPVVPSMDGIGTFTHEFGHVLGLKDMYDTDDTSNGKGIDPGAYSLYASGSYNNDSRTPPCLMAFERMQLGWMKEGEDIVEVKNPEDVTLTAIADNKARFINCQPDRTPGTGMEWFILENRQQTGWDKYIPGHGLLITHYDYTDEMKKDWWDINGPNNSAKHRCMYIVPADGIDNEVTRSGDTYPGKSANTSFTDTTTPNSLNWAKEPVNVPITNIMEQDGNVMFQVNGGTSKWNFIKTLVPEKIYDTQATFKANVESNKVDVDEVGFCWKEGASADPTLSDGVSAAGKVEDIKNASFTAKSLQPGTTYSVRSYMKMSDGSMVYGSPVPFTTEWAYANVTLNTPFYQDFKQWSDGNPDGWKIVDNNGDGTTWFQDENQGAVHYSLNYWNDADDYLIGRRRIHVPEKGTLFFTRGVITQEGGAIGVENLDVLVSTKTNDINDFHVVKRFSFADYFGAQHMEEVDLSQFVGKDIYVAFRVCSERLQNDLWLWDVMVTQKLDTPQNVKLERTADNMLTASWSPVAGATDYYLCLARETTKTNSVSEFTPIDSYQNVKGNVVLGTGSVEFRGSGSVTTQDCPEGITGCNFIVTTSGPLGTSELSVEGTQDGKTWTAVGAKISLKEYDSEGQEEQYKDYLEGKKYRQLRFNFKHGGRNGRIKYLTLIYNDGKEYEKLAAGSVGNATAVPIKNKEDGEYDEGKYRVWVSSGWNGLYYDESVPAYYQASTSTAITDVIGDSGISFSVNGGNVQVNGIKPGYTVNCVSAAGIQLFSGVANSGSMSFQAPAGTGFAVIAVSGEGKTYRTKIIIR; translated from the coding sequence ATGAGAGGTCTCAAAAGACTGCTTTTGGCTTCCGTATTGTGTGCGGGATATACCCAAGCCACTTGGGCTATCAAGGCATATCCCCATCCAATCATGATGCGGCAGCCTGACGGCACCACCTTGTTGGTAAGAATACAAGGTGATGAGAATTTCCACTTCGTTACTACCACGGATGGATTTCTCCTGAACAAAGACAAGAAGGGTTATTTCTGTTACGTGGATTACGACAAGAAAACCCAGAAGAAAGTGATGACCAAGCAGAGAGCACACAATGTGGATGTGCGCTCCGACAAGGAGAAGAAACTCCTGGAGTCACTGATCAGTGCGAAAGATGCCACTGCCGACATCTTGAGCGGAACCCCTATCATGAAGAAGGCGCCTAACAAGTTCCTGAGCCGCCGTATCGTGGCTCCCCACAAGTATGCTGTTGAAACACGAAGCGGCGAAGCTGCTGTCAAGGAATCGCAGTATCTGGTGGTCCTGGTTAACTTCCAGGATAGCGTATTGCGCCACACCCAGCAGGACTTCGACCACTGGCTGAACCAGCCTGGCTACAGCGAGAACGGTGGTACGGGTAGCGTGAAGGATTATTACCGCGACAATTCCATGGGTCAGTTTATCCCTAACTTCAAGGTAGTGGGGCCATACACCCTTTCCAAGCCAACAGCCTACTATGGTGGCAACAGCAGCGACACCAACGGTACTGATACCAACCCACGCGACATGGTGAAGGAGGCTGTGGAACTCGCCAAGAAGAACAATCCTGATATGGATTTCCGCCAGTTTGATAACGATGGCGATGGCATCATGGACAACTGCTACGTAATCTATGCCGGATATAGCGAGGCAAGTACTGCCAATGATGATGATATCTGGCCACACAGCTGGTATCTGGACGACAACACCACCATCGATGGCGTGCTGATTCACGACTATTCCTGCTCTGCCGAGCTGGTAGGTATGCCTGGTACTCCTGTAGTTCCATCTATGGATGGTATCGGAACCTTCACCCATGAGTTCGGCCATGTGCTGGGTCTCAAGGATATGTATGATACCGATGATACCAGCAATGGTAAGGGTATCGACCCAGGTGCCTACAGCCTTTATGCTTCAGGTAGTTACAACAACGACAGCCGCACTCCTCCTTGCCTGATGGCATTCGAGCGTATGCAGCTGGGCTGGATGAAGGAAGGCGAGGACATCGTAGAGGTGAAGAACCCTGAGGATGTTACCCTCACTGCCATCGCCGACAACAAGGCGCGCTTCATCAACTGCCAGCCAGACCGTACACCAGGTACAGGTATGGAGTGGTTCATCCTGGAAAACCGCCAGCAGACGGGTTGGGACAAGTATATCCCAGGTCATGGTCTGCTCATCACTCATTACGACTATACCGATGAGATGAAGAAAGACTGGTGGGATATCAACGGACCAAACAACAGCGCCAAGCATCGCTGCATGTATATCGTGCCAGCCGACGGCATCGACAACGAGGTGACCCGTAGCGGCGATACCTATCCAGGTAAATCTGCCAATACATCTTTCACAGATACCACCACACCTAATTCCCTGAATTGGGCGAAGGAACCGGTTAACGTGCCTATCACCAATATCATGGAGCAGGACGGCAACGTGATGTTCCAGGTTAATGGCGGTACCAGCAAGTGGAACTTCATCAAGACACTTGTGCCAGAGAAGATTTACGATACACAGGCAACCTTCAAGGCAAACGTCGAGAGCAACAAGGTAGATGTGGACGAGGTAGGCTTCTGCTGGAAGGAAGGCGCTTCTGCCGACCCAACCCTCAGCGATGGCGTGAGCGCAGCAGGAAAGGTGGAAGATATCAAGAATGCTTCTTTCACAGCCAAGAGCCTGCAGCCAGGAACCACCTACAGCGTACGCTCTTACATGAAAATGAGCGATGGCAGCATGGTATATGGTTCACCGGTTCCATTCACTACCGAGTGGGCATACGCCAACGTAACGCTCAACACCCCATTCTACCAAGACTTCAAGCAGTGGAGCGACGGAAATCCTGACGGTTGGAAAATCGTAGATAACAACGGCGACGGTACCACATGGTTCCAGGACGAAAACCAGGGAGCTGTCCACTACTCACTCAACTATTGGAACGACGCAGATGACTACCTCATCGGTCGCCGCCGCATCCATGTGCCGGAGAAGGGAACCCTGTTCTTCACACGTGGCGTAATAACCCAAGAAGGTGGTGCTATCGGCGTAGAGAACCTGGACGTATTGGTATCTACCAAGACTAACGATATCAACGACTTCCACGTAGTAAAGCGTTTTTCTTTTGCCGATTACTTCGGCGCACAGCACATGGAGGAGGTAGATCTGAGCCAGTTTGTCGGCAAGGACATCTACGTAGCCTTCCGTGTATGCTCAGAGAGGTTGCAGAACGACCTCTGGCTCTGGGACGTGATGGTGACACAGAAGCTCGACACGCCACAGAACGTGAAGCTTGAGCGCACTGCTGACAACATGCTCACCGCATCATGGTCGCCAGTGGCTGGTGCAACAGACTACTATCTGTGTCTGGCAAGAGAGACCACGAAGACCAACTCCGTGTCTGAGTTCACGCCAATCGATTCATACCAGAACGTGAAGGGTAACGTGGTATTGGGCACAGGATCCGTAGAGTTCCGTGGCAGCGGCTCCGTCACCACACAGGATTGTCCAGAGGGTATCACGGGCTGCAACTTCATCGTCACCACATCCGGTCCTCTCGGTACGTCAGAACTTTCCGTGGAGGGAACCCAGGACGGCAAGACATGGACCGCCGTAGGTGCCAAAATCAGCCTGAAGGAGTATGACTCCGAGGGTCAGGAAGAACAGTACAAGGACTACCTGGAGGGCAAGAAGTACAGACAGCTGCGCTTCAACTTCAAGCATGGTGGCAGAAACGGACGCATCAAGTACCTCACCCTCATCTACAACGATGGCAAGGAATACGAGAAGTTGGCTGCCGGTTCTGTAGGAAATGCCACAGCGGTGCCTATCAAGAACAAGGAAGACGGCGAGTACGATGAGGGCAAGTACCGTGTATGGGTATCATCCGGCTGGAACGGCCTCTACTACGACGAGTCTGTCCCTGCCTACTACCAGGCAAGCACTTCCACAGCCATCACCGACGTGATAGGCGATTCTGGCATCAGCTTCAGTGTGAACGGCGGCAACGTACAGGTGAACGGCATCAAGCCAGGCTACACCGTAAACTGTGTTTCGGCAGCCGGCATACAGCTCTTCTCTGGCGTGGCTAACTCTGGTAGCATGAGCTTCCAGGCACCTGCGGGTACAGGCTTTGCCGTCATCGCCGTATCGGGCGAGGGAAAGACGTATCGCACCAAGATTATCATCAGATAA
- a CDS encoding SusC/RagA family TonB-linked outer membrane protein, translated as MEKRLMMFIACVFLNLGMALAQTHVSGVVTSSEDGSPIIGASVKIVGTTSGTVTDIDGNFTLDVESNKAELEFSYIGMVTKKLKASEKMQVVLDPDTQVLEQVIVTGYGAAKKLGSVVGAISNIGEKKLETVVTPNFTDALAGQVSGLSVLSSAGDPSQSAQIRLRGVNSIGSSNQPLFILDGSPITASFFSTLNPSDIANITVLKDAASTSIYGSRAANGVIVITTKQAKYNESVQLTVKAQYGISSATSKGEEMMNSQQYIQFRDMIGQPVSDNIRNLVSKYGISTNWRDEMIDNSAPTSDINATLQGGGQTMNYYVSFNHHQEDGLIQDSEMRRSALAARINSRLNKFFKVGFSSNFGVQDYSQNSQWADNSQIYVTNPLVASKMALPYDTPYYYSFDEAGNMVKGNRAEALLYSQFTMPWFYSKNTTQANKNITVNLSLNEQFTPIEGLTFTALQSMFGYDLTSDRTSLPYDKFTTPMGQVVNARTGGVSASLKRYYAYTLTHTAEFRHNFGPHYVNVLLGEETRIQKGRSFGILTTGQTDPRRMTLNTATTISPADQVDSRTKEVANSLFGTAEYNFKEKYFVYTSLRFDGSSKFAPKHRWGTFGSVGLKWNAKKENFLRTVKWLDDLTISANYGTTGNDSGAGSYDFYGLFGSGSNYNGEGSIDITQASNDKLTWEKVGKLNIGLNIGLFNRVTVDANFYRNKTTDMLMEIPYSMTTGFTSGMGNIGSMVNKGFEATVNVDLIKTKDMSWTVSANIGYNKNEITELFAGRNEYELTSTGLKLEVGHALGEFYKVRYAGVDSRTGEPMWYDKNGNITKVYDETNNSVFLGKNRYAPWLGGFGTNFTWKGFSVIADFAWQSGKYMMVNDDYFTKNANQGTTYNQCVDMLNVWTTPGQVTDIPAYGYEIYLDSHTISNASFLRMKTLTLQYQLPKKWMQAVHYIKDIRVFGIARNLFTITPFDGYDPEPDKNVVQFNYPNTRQFVIGAELTF; from the coding sequence ATGGAAAAAAGACTCATGATGTTTATTGCTTGCGTCTTCCTTAATTTGGGAATGGCGTTGGCACAAACTCACGTTTCTGGTGTAGTAACCTCTTCAGAAGACGGTTCACCGATTATCGGTGCATCTGTCAAGATTGTGGGTACTACTTCTGGTACTGTTACCGACATCGATGGTAACTTCACTCTGGATGTTGAAAGCAACAAAGCAGAGCTTGAGTTCAGTTACATCGGTATGGTAACAAAGAAATTAAAGGCATCAGAAAAGATGCAGGTTGTTTTGGATCCTGACACGCAGGTACTGGAGCAGGTAATCGTTACTGGTTATGGTGCTGCCAAGAAGTTGGGATCTGTAGTTGGCGCTATTTCCAACATCGGAGAAAAGAAGTTGGAAACAGTCGTAACCCCAAACTTTACTGATGCTCTTGCTGGTCAGGTATCTGGTTTGTCTGTTCTGTCATCTGCCGGTGACCCTTCACAGTCTGCTCAGATTCGTTTGCGTGGTGTCAACTCTATCGGTTCTTCTAACCAGCCTTTGTTCATTCTCGATGGTTCTCCTATCACCGCAAGTTTCTTCAGCACATTGAACCCATCAGATATTGCCAACATCACCGTGTTGAAGGATGCTGCGTCAACCTCTATCTATGGTTCTCGTGCTGCCAATGGTGTAATTGTTATCACTACCAAGCAGGCTAAGTACAACGAGTCGGTACAACTCACCGTAAAGGCACAGTATGGTATCTCTTCTGCTACCAGCAAGGGTGAGGAGATGATGAACTCTCAACAATATATCCAGTTCCGCGACATGATTGGTCAACCAGTGAGCGATAATATCCGCAACTTGGTGAGCAAGTATGGTATCAGCACCAACTGGCGCGATGAAATGATAGACAATTCGGCTCCAACATCCGACATCAATGCTACATTGCAGGGCGGTGGACAGACCATGAACTATTACGTGTCATTCAACCACCATCAGGAAGATGGTTTGATACAGGATTCAGAGATGCGCCGCAGTGCCCTGGCAGCCCGTATCAACTCTCGCTTGAATAAATTCTTCAAGGTAGGTTTCAGTTCCAACTTCGGTGTACAGGACTACAGCCAGAACAGCCAGTGGGCGGACAATAGCCAGATTTACGTGACCAACCCTCTGGTAGCATCCAAGATGGCTTTGCCTTATGATACACCTTATTATTATAGCTTCGACGAAGCCGGCAATATGGTAAAGGGCAACCGTGCAGAGGCTCTTCTCTATTCGCAGTTCACAATGCCTTGGTTCTACTCTAAGAACACGACACAGGCTAACAAGAACATAACCGTCAACCTTTCTTTGAACGAACAGTTCACTCCAATTGAGGGATTGACATTCACAGCCTTGCAGTCTATGTTCGGCTACGACCTCACTTCCGACAGAACGAGCCTCCCATACGATAAGTTCACCACACCAATGGGACAGGTAGTTAACGCCAGGACAGGTGGTGTGTCAGCAAGCCTCAAGCGCTACTACGCTTACACCTTGACCCACACAGCCGAGTTTCGTCACAACTTCGGTCCTCACTATGTGAACGTCCTCTTAGGCGAGGAGACCCGCATACAGAAGGGCAGAAGCTTCGGCATCCTCACAACCGGTCAGACAGACCCACGCCGCATGACGCTGAACACAGCGACTACCATCTCTCCTGCCGACCAGGTAGATAGCCGTACAAAGGAGGTTGCCAATTCTCTCTTCGGCACAGCAGAATACAACTTCAAGGAGAAGTACTTCGTATATACATCTCTCCGTTTCGATGGCAGCTCTAAGTTTGCGCCTAAGCACCGCTGGGGTACATTCGGCTCTGTAGGCTTGAAATGGAACGCCAAGAAAGAGAACTTCCTGCGCACAGTGAAATGGTTGGACGACCTCACCATCAGTGCCAACTATGGTACTACAGGTAACGACTCTGGTGCCGGCTCTTACGACTTCTACGGACTCTTCGGTTCGGGCAGTAACTACAATGGCGAGGGTTCCATCGACATCACACAGGCAAGCAACGACAAGCTGACCTGGGAGAAGGTGGGTAAACTGAACATCGGCTTGAACATCGGACTCTTCAACCGTGTCACAGTAGATGCCAACTTCTATCGCAACAAGACCACCGACATGCTGATGGAGATTCCTTACTCTATGACTACAGGTTTCACATCCGGTATGGGTAACATCGGTTCAATGGTCAACAAGGGATTCGAGGCAACCGTCAACGTGGACTTGATCAAGACCAAGGACATGAGCTGGACAGTATCAGCCAACATCGGCTACAACAAGAACGAAATCACAGAGTTGTTCGCTGGTCGCAACGAATACGAGCTTACCAGCACTGGTCTGAAACTGGAGGTAGGTCATGCCTTAGGTGAGTTCTACAAGGTGCGCTATGCAGGCGTAGATTCTCGTACAGGAGAGCCTATGTGGTACGACAAGAACGGCAACATCACCAAGGTGTATGACGAGACCAACAACTCCGTATTCCTGGGCAAGAACCGTTACGCCCCATGGCTTGGTGGTTTTGGTACCAACTTCACATGGAAGGGCTTCAGCGTCATCGCTGACTTTGCTTGGCAATCGGGCAAGTACATGATGGTAAACGACGACTACTTCACCAAGAACGCCAATCAGGGTACCACCTACAACCAGTGTGTAGATATGCTGAACGTATGGACCACACCTGGACAGGTGACAGACATTCCAGCCTACGGCTACGAAATCTACCTGGACAGCCATACCATAAGCAACGCATCGTTCCTGCGCATGAAGACGCTGACCCTTCAGTATCAGTTGCCTAAGAAATGGATGCAGGCTGTACACTACATCAAGGACATCAGAGTATTTGGTATAGCTCGCAACCTCTTTACCATCACTCCATTCGACGGATATGACCCTGAGCCAGACAAGAATGTCGTTCAGTTCAACTATCCAAACACCCGCCAGTTCGTGATTGGTGCAGAGTTAACATTCTAA